GCTTTTTATTTTTGTTAGTATTTTTATTTTGTTATTTTTGCTAATAGTTAGAATATACAAACCTGAAATGCTTCAAGATTTAGAAAACAATTTTTCAGAATTAGAGAAAAAGATTTTGATTTTACAGAAAAACTACAAAAATCTTACTGAAAAATTTTCAGAATTAAGTATTGAGCATGAAGACCTGAAGAAAAGATATGATGAAGAGAGAAAAAAAGGTCAGGTATTAGCAGAAGAGCAAAAAAATATAAAACTTTACTCAGCAATATCAGGAAATCCTGAGCATAACCGATTGATGAAGAGTCATATCAACCGGTTGGTGAAAGAGATTGATTTCTGTATTGCACAGCTTCAAAACAGTGGATTATAATGGAGGTAAGAAGAATAACCGTCAACATTGCAGGAAGGGTATATCCGCTGAACGTACCGGCAGCAGAGGAGGAAACTTTGCGTAAGGTAGGGAAGCAAATTGAAAGTATGATTAAAGATTTTGAACAGAATTTCGATGTGAGAGACAAACAGGATGCTTTGGCCATGTGTGCCCTGAAACTGGGAACCAATGCCGAAGTGGTGTCTGCGAACTACGATAAAACAATACATGCTACCAACGACAGATTAGAAAAAATAAATCAGTCGCTGAATGAAAAATAGCGGAAATAGATTTTTTTTCCGTAACAAGCTGCCTACAATAATTCTAACACATTAAAGGTAAACTCAACGCTAAACAATTACCGAACAAATGTCCATTGAATGGCGTGCCGATTTATCGGATTACAGACAATGGAAATCAGTTCAAATCGTGTTGATTAGGAGTTTACTCTCAATCTCTGGATTATTGTGGGCTTTTTTATTTATTAGAAGGATATAAAGACAATTAAAACTCAATATAGATTATGACAACAGCCATTATAGTCGGCGTTATTTGTTTGGTAATCGGAGCCGTAATCGGGATTCTTTTCTCGAAAAGCTCACTGAATACCAAAGCAAAATTTATAATAGATGATGCAAAGAAGAATGCCGAAAACCTTATAGAAAAAGCTAATGTACAAGCTGAATCCATAAAAAAAGAAAAGAATCTGCAGGCAAAAGAAAAATTTCTTGAGCTGAAATCTCAGCATGACTCAGA
The sequence above is a segment of the Chryseobacterium sp. MYb264 genome. Coding sequences within it:
- a CDS encoding cell division protein ZapA, with translation MEVRRITVNIAGRVYPLNVPAAEEETLRKVGKQIESMIKDFEQNFDVRDKQDALAMCALKLGTNAEVVSANYDKTIHATNDRLEKINQSLNEK